A region of Bifidobacterium adolescentis ATCC 15703 DNA encodes the following proteins:
- the uvrB gene encoding excinuclease ABC subunit UvrB: MGFNIERVNKPFVVKSPYKPSGDQPKAIEELATRIENGENDVVLMGATGTGKTATTAWLIERLQRPTLIIEPNKTLAAQLCAEFRELMPDNAVSYFVSYYDYYQPEAYIPQTDTYIEKDSNINDDVERLRHAATANLLTRRDCVVVATVSCIYGLGTPEEYAGRMLFLQEGQQIDRDDLLRKFVDMQYKRNDIAFTRGTFRVRGDTVEIIPVYEELAIRIEFFGDEIDRISTLHPLTGDVIAHESQVHIFPASHYVAGAERMERALKTIQQELDERTAELHKQGKELEAQRLTMRTTYDLEMLSQVGTCSGVENYSRHFDGRAPGTPPHTLLDFFPDDFLLVIDESHVTVPQIGAMYEGDASRKRTLVEHGFRLPSAMDNRPLKWPEFQERVGQTVYLSATPGDYELGLSDGVVEQIIRPTGLVDPQIDVRPVEGQIDDLLAEIKDRVARNERALVTTLTKKMAEDLTDYLLERGIKVEYLHSDVDTLRRVELLRELREGKIDVIVGINLLREGLDLPEVSLVAILDADKEGFLRSYRSLIQTIGRAARNVSGTVVMYADDITEAMRKAIDETNRRRDIQIAYNKEHGIDPKPLIKKISDVNDMLAKEDVDTQTLLGTGYRNADKAGNSHLGVPHTSKEESGRRHEEILKAGLPAQDLADLIRQLSEQMHTAAEQLQFELAARLRDEIRDLKKELRQMTEASK, translated from the coding sequence ATGGGATTCAACATTGAACGAGTGAACAAGCCGTTTGTGGTCAAATCTCCATATAAGCCTTCAGGCGACCAGCCGAAGGCCATCGAGGAGCTGGCCACGCGCATCGAGAATGGCGAGAACGACGTGGTGCTCATGGGCGCCACCGGCACCGGCAAAACCGCCACTACAGCGTGGCTGATTGAACGTCTGCAGCGACCGACGCTTATCATCGAGCCGAACAAGACGCTCGCCGCGCAGTTGTGCGCCGAATTCCGCGAACTCATGCCGGACAATGCGGTGAGCTACTTCGTTTCCTACTACGACTACTACCAGCCGGAAGCGTACATTCCCCAGACCGACACCTACATCGAGAAGGATTCCAACATCAACGACGATGTGGAGCGATTGCGCCACGCCGCCACCGCGAACCTTCTGACCCGTCGCGATTGCGTGGTCGTGGCCACCGTCTCCTGCATCTACGGTTTGGGAACGCCGGAAGAATACGCTGGCCGTATGCTGTTCCTCCAGGAAGGCCAGCAGATCGACCGTGACGATTTACTGCGCAAATTCGTGGACATGCAATACAAGCGCAACGACATCGCCTTCACGCGAGGCACATTCCGCGTGCGCGGCGACACCGTTGAGATCATCCCCGTATACGAGGAACTGGCCATCCGCATCGAATTCTTCGGCGACGAAATCGACCGCATCTCCACTCTGCATCCGCTGACCGGCGACGTGATCGCGCACGAATCGCAGGTGCACATCTTCCCGGCCTCGCATTACGTTGCCGGAGCGGAACGTATGGAACGGGCGCTCAAAACCATCCAACAGGAACTTGACGAGCGTACCGCCGAATTGCATAAGCAAGGCAAGGAACTTGAAGCGCAGCGTCTCACCATGCGCACCACATACGATCTGGAAATGCTCTCGCAGGTCGGCACATGCTCCGGCGTGGAGAACTATTCGCGGCATTTCGACGGACGCGCGCCGGGCACGCCTCCGCACACGCTGCTTGACTTTTTCCCCGATGATTTCCTGCTCGTCATCGACGAATCACATGTCACCGTGCCGCAGATCGGTGCCATGTACGAAGGCGACGCGAGCCGCAAACGCACGCTGGTCGAACACGGTTTCCGCCTGCCGTCGGCAATGGACAATCGACCGCTCAAATGGCCGGAGTTCCAGGAACGCGTCGGTCAGACGGTGTACCTGTCGGCAACGCCCGGCGATTACGAACTCGGTTTGAGCGACGGCGTGGTCGAACAGATCATACGTCCGACCGGACTAGTCGATCCGCAGATCGACGTGCGGCCGGTGGAAGGGCAGATCGATGACCTGCTCGCCGAAATCAAAGACCGCGTGGCAAGGAACGAACGTGCGCTGGTCACCACGCTCACTAAGAAAATGGCCGAGGATCTGACCGACTATCTGCTGGAACGCGGCATCAAAGTCGAATATCTGCATTCCGATGTGGACACCTTGCGTCGTGTCGAACTGCTGCGTGAACTGCGTGAAGGCAAGATCGACGTCATCGTCGGCATCAACCTGCTACGAGAGGGCCTCGATCTGCCGGAAGTGTCATTGGTCGCAATCCTCGACGCGGATAAGGAAGGCTTCCTGCGTTCCTACCGTTCGCTCATCCAGACCATCGGCCGTGCGGCGCGAAACGTGTCCGGCACCGTCGTCATGTATGCGGACGACATCACCGAAGCCATGCGCAAGGCCATCGACGAGACCAACCGCCGCCGTGACATCCAGATCGCCTACAATAAGGAACATGGCATCGATCCGAAGCCGCTCATCAAGAAGATCTCCGATGTCAACGACATGCTCGCCAAGGAGGACGTCGACACCCAGACATTGCTCGGTACCGGATACCGAAACGCGGACAAAGCCGGCAATTCGCATCTCGGCGTGCCACATACCAGCAAGGAGGAATCCGGCAGGCGGCACGAGGAGATTCTCAAGGCCGGATTGCCCGCGCAGGATCTAGCTGATCTTATTCGACAACTGTCCGAGCAGATGCATACCGCCGCAGAACAACTGCAATTCGAGCTTGCGGCTCGTCTGCGTGACGAGATCCGTGACCTGAAAAAGGAACTTCGGCAGATGACGGAGGCGAGCAAATAG
- a CDS encoding TerC family protein, producing the protein MAETPLVFEIATFAVLAVFFVVDLFIIGRKPHVPSTKECVQHIAFFVVMALIFGGLMWFFAGSKPAIEFYSGWLTEYSLSIDNLFVFVIIMSNFAVPKELQKFVLSVGITVALVLRGMFILVGAAIISRFTWVFFLFGAFLIVTAIKLVTGGDEDEEYHENALIHALRKVIKITDEYDGEKLRTIKNGVKHWTPMLIVFLTIGTTDVMFAFDSIPAIFGLTKDPFIVFTSNVFALLGLQQLYFLLGELLDKLVYLPLGLSVVLGFIGVKLIMEALHGNSLPFLNGGQPISWVPEVPTWLSLVVIVLAIGGAALASVIKMRTMKANEK; encoded by the coding sequence ATGGCTGAAACACCACTTGTTTTTGAAATCGCCACGTTTGCGGTGCTTGCCGTCTTCTTCGTGGTGGACCTGTTCATCATCGGGCGCAAACCGCATGTGCCGTCCACCAAGGAATGCGTGCAGCATATCGCGTTCTTCGTGGTCATGGCGTTGATCTTCGGCGGACTCATGTGGTTCTTCGCCGGCTCGAAGCCTGCCATCGAGTTCTACTCAGGTTGGCTGACCGAATATTCGCTGAGCATAGACAACCTGTTCGTGTTTGTCATTATCATGTCGAATTTCGCGGTGCCGAAGGAACTACAGAAATTCGTGCTGTCAGTCGGCATCACCGTCGCGCTCGTACTGCGAGGCATGTTCATTTTGGTGGGCGCTGCCATCATCTCGCGCTTCACTTGGGTGTTCTTCCTATTCGGCGCGTTCCTCATCGTCACGGCCATCAAACTCGTCACCGGGGGAGACGAGGACGAGGAATACCATGAGAACGCGTTGATTCACGCGCTGCGCAAGGTCATCAAGATCACCGATGAATACGACGGCGAAAAGCTGCGTACTATCAAGAACGGTGTGAAGCATTGGACCCCGATGCTCATCGTGTTCCTGACCATCGGCACCACCGACGTGATGTTCGCTTTCGATTCGATCCCCGCCATTTTCGGTCTGACCAAAGATCCGTTCATCGTGTTCACGTCCAACGTGTTCGCATTGCTCGGTCTGCAGCAGCTGTACTTCCTGCTCGGAGAGCTGCTTGACAAGCTCGTCTATCTTCCGCTGGGCCTGTCCGTGGTACTGGGCTTCATCGGCGTCAAACTCATCATGGAGGCCCTGCATGGCAATTCGCTGCCGTTCCTCAATGGCGGCCAGCCGATTTCCTGGGTTCCGGAAGTGCCCACATGGCTGTCGCTTGTCGTGATCGTTCTTGCGATTGGTGGTGCGGCTTTGGCAAGTGTTATTAAGATGCGCACCATGAAAGCGAACGAAAAGTGA
- the pyk gene encoding pyruvate kinase, whose amino-acid sequence MRKAKIVDTIGPATESLEGITSLVEAGMDVARLNRSHGTPEDHLKVYNNLRAAAKATGRNVAALVDLQGPKIRCGWFKKNADGEDKVQLTEGQEFVITTDDIEGDEHITSTTFKGLPGDCHAGDPILIDDGKVRLEVTKVEGNNVYTKVVVAGPVSSHKGINLPGVAVSLPALTEKDEEDLRWAIRTGADIIAMSFVRFATDIDRAHEIMDEEGRRIPVVAKIEKPQALENLEEIVKAFDGIMVARGDMAVECPLEEVPLATKRCIELARQYAKPVIVATEVLGSMVSSPVPTRAEASDCANAVLDGADATMTSNETAVGKYPAVTVNTMSRISTFATEHGFDRIPELKNLDMSSTGAVSSAAVDLADKLNAKAIVAYTQTGSTVHRVSRERPATPIYGITNNEHTFHWLALSWGTESFLVDEDYHDKSRKDLMVFTDKVLKDAGKVSDGDKIVVLSSAQGEHQPGRTDSIYVHTVGACD is encoded by the coding sequence ATGCGTAAAGCCAAGATCGTAGATACCATCGGTCCCGCTACCGAGTCCCTGGAAGGCATCACCAGCCTTGTCGAAGCAGGTATGGACGTCGCTCGTCTGAACCGCTCCCACGGCACTCCGGAAGACCACCTCAAGGTCTACAACAACCTCCGTGCCGCCGCCAAGGCCACTGGCCGCAACGTCGCAGCCCTGGTTGACCTGCAGGGTCCGAAGATCCGCTGCGGTTGGTTCAAGAAGAACGCCGACGGCGAGGATAAGGTCCAGCTGACCGAAGGCCAGGAGTTCGTCATCACCACTGATGACATCGAAGGCGACGAGCACATCACCTCCACCACCTTCAAGGGTCTCCCGGGCGACTGCCATGCAGGCGATCCGATCCTCATCGACGACGGCAAGGTCCGCCTCGAGGTCACCAAGGTCGAAGGCAACAACGTGTACACCAAGGTTGTCGTTGCCGGACCGGTCTCCAGCCACAAGGGCATCAACCTTCCGGGCGTCGCCGTGTCTCTGCCGGCTCTGACCGAGAAGGACGAAGAGGATCTGCGCTGGGCCATCCGCACCGGCGCCGACATCATTGCCATGTCCTTCGTGCGCTTCGCCACCGACATCGATCGCGCCCATGAGATCATGGACGAGGAAGGCCGCCGTATCCCGGTCGTCGCCAAGATCGAGAAGCCGCAGGCCCTCGAGAACCTCGAGGAGATCGTCAAGGCGTTCGACGGCATCATGGTCGCACGTGGCGATATGGCCGTCGAGTGCCCGCTGGAAGAGGTCCCGCTGGCCACCAAGCGCTGCATCGAGCTGGCTCGTCAGTACGCCAAGCCGGTCATCGTGGCCACCGAAGTCCTCGGCTCCATGGTCAGCTCCCCGGTCCCGACCCGTGCAGAGGCATCCGACTGCGCCAACGCCGTCCTCGACGGTGCCGACGCCACCATGACCTCCAACGAGACCGCCGTCGGCAAGTACCCGGCAGTCACCGTGAACACCATGAGCCGCATCTCCACCTTCGCCACCGAGCATGGTTTCGACCGCATCCCGGAGCTGAAGAACCTGGATATGTCCTCCACCGGTGCCGTCTCTTCCGCCGCCGTCGACCTGGCCGACAAGCTCAACGCCAAGGCCATCGTCGCCTACACCCAGACCGGTTCTACCGTGCACCGCGTGTCCCGTGAACGTCCGGCCACCCCGATCTACGGCATCACCAACAATGAGCACACCTTCCACTGGCTGGCCCTGTCTTGGGGCACCGAGTCCTTCCTGGTCGACGAGGATTACCATGACAAGTCCCGCAAGGACCTCATGGTTTTCACCGACAAGGTCCTCAAGGACGCCGGCAAGGTCTCCGATGGCGACAAGATCGTCGTGCTGAGCTCCGCCCAGGGCGAACACCAGCCGGGTCGCACCGATTCCATCTACGTCCACACCGTTGGTGCCTGCGACTGA
- a CDS encoding ANTAR domain-containing response regulator has product MAAEKTTEPDEVLTDEELQAAAAPEPDSANNNEAHKRTVVVAEDESVNRMDLVAMLEDNGYEVVGEAANGEEAVELTRKFRPSVVCMDVKMPRMDGIEAAGIICDENIAPVVMLTAFSQSDLVKKATGAGAMAYVTKPYEESKLLPALEVAMGRFAEINDLLDNVERSESKLQETEEQLKKAEEQLKKAEETLEERKLVDRAKGLLMDKADFSEQGAFRWIQKTSMDQRIPKKRLAMAIIAKYGEQKSEAEDAR; this is encoded by the coding sequence ATGGCTGCAGAGAAGACCACGGAACCGGACGAAGTACTCACTGATGAGGAGCTCCAAGCTGCTGCGGCTCCCGAGCCGGATTCTGCCAATAATAACGAGGCGCACAAGCGCACCGTCGTCGTTGCCGAAGACGAATCCGTGAACCGCATGGATTTGGTCGCCATGCTTGAGGATAACGGCTATGAGGTCGTCGGAGAGGCCGCCAACGGTGAGGAAGCCGTTGAACTGACCCGTAAGTTCCGCCCGAGCGTGGTGTGCATGGATGTCAAGATGCCTCGCATGGATGGCATCGAGGCCGCTGGCATCATCTGTGATGAGAACATCGCTCCGGTCGTCATGCTGACGGCATTCTCCCAGTCTGATTTGGTCAAAAAGGCCACGGGCGCTGGCGCCATGGCGTATGTCACCAAGCCGTATGAGGAATCCAAGCTGTTGCCGGCTTTGGAAGTCGCCATGGGCCGTTTCGCCGAAATCAACGATTTGCTTGACAATGTCGAACGTAGCGAGTCCAAACTGCAGGAAACCGAGGAACAGCTGAAGAAGGCCGAAGAGCAGCTGAAGAAGGCCGAAGAAACGCTGGAGGAGCGCAAGCTCGTCGACCGCGCCAAGGGCCTGCTGATGGACAAGGCGGACTTCTCCGAACAGGGCGCTTTCCGTTGGATTCAGAAGACCTCCATGGACCAGCGCATTCCGAAGAAGCGTCTGGCCATGGCCATCATCGCCAAGTATGGCGAACAGAAGTCGGAAGCAGAGGATGCGCGCTAA
- the polA gene encoding DNA polymerase I, producing MRANTPTVEGTSRGTLLVVDGHSLAFRAFFALPVENFSTSSGQATNAVWGFATMLSQVIDAEHPDHLAVAFDVKGGTFRNQMLPQYKGTRDAAPEELLSQLPLIQQMLTALGVTYIEKPGYEGDDVIGTLASMGDQAGYRTLVLSGDRDAFQLINDDITVLYPGHHFKDLKHMTPDAVQEKYHVSPAQYPDLAALRGETADNIPGVPGVGDGFAAKWINQYGGLEQIIEHADEISGKKGEALRENIEQVKLNRSVNALVRDLDLGVSVSDLTFGQVDAGQLDDLFTKLEFGVRTKNRVLKTFNADKPSGDVHESSKLELPHVEDVNDPHVVETWVQNHFPVVQEHLHERHERSSNDIPEFGFEIDSSTRCTDKVKQSWTLYAEGTSKPGEASLSALMIAVHGEAIRIDVFSPDMVQCLQRLFDRYHHSMVVHGYKEHAHLLGSIGVELPEPLFDTKLAGYLAHPDFHADTLEQVAAHFLDLHIEAQAEAATQGTLDFDEPEENDSKNDELILTRTAIVGLLAEYLAGVLDKREQFGLLKSIELPVSQVLHGMEQVGAQVDMARLVQMRDQLAADAAQAQETAWQFAGEQVNLQSPKQLQKILFEDMGLKPTKKTKSGSYTTNAAALQTLRDRSYDNDRACQFLDALLMHREKNKLKQIVQTLIDATNRHDGRIHTTFEQTVAATGRLSSVDPNLQNIPNRDPAGREIRSAFVPGEGFESLLSSDYSQVELRIMADLSGDEALIEAFRSGKDFHKYVASLVYGIPVDDITSDQRSHVKAMSYGLAYGLSTYGLAQQLKIKPKEAESLKNQYFATFGKVHEYLESLVSSAREKGYTETIFGRRRYFPGLKSPNRAVRDAAERAALNAPIQGSAADIMKIAMIRAYDALQEANLGSRLILQIHDELVVEIAPGEEKQATALVKDAMEHAVTMAVPLDVSTGIGSDWQLAAH from the coding sequence ATGCGCGCTAACACACCAACTGTGGAAGGCACTTCACGCGGAACGCTATTGGTCGTTGACGGCCATTCTTTGGCGTTCCGCGCTTTTTTTGCCTTACCCGTAGAGAATTTCAGTACATCATCAGGTCAGGCCACCAACGCGGTCTGGGGATTCGCCACCATGCTTTCGCAGGTGATCGATGCCGAACATCCAGACCATCTTGCCGTCGCATTCGATGTGAAGGGCGGCACGTTCCGCAACCAGATGCTGCCGCAGTACAAAGGAACTCGCGACGCGGCCCCCGAGGAACTGCTCAGCCAGCTGCCATTAATCCAGCAGATGCTGACGGCCTTGGGCGTCACATACATCGAAAAACCCGGTTACGAAGGTGACGATGTGATCGGCACGCTCGCCAGCATGGGCGACCAGGCAGGCTACCGCACATTGGTGCTGTCCGGCGACCGTGATGCTTTCCAGCTGATCAACGACGACATCACCGTGCTGTATCCCGGCCACCATTTCAAAGACCTCAAACATATGACCCCGGATGCCGTGCAGGAGAAATATCATGTCTCTCCCGCGCAATACCCAGATCTGGCCGCCTTGCGCGGAGAAACCGCTGACAACATCCCCGGCGTTCCCGGAGTCGGCGACGGATTCGCGGCCAAATGGATCAACCAGTACGGCGGACTTGAGCAGATCATCGAACACGCCGACGAGATCAGCGGCAAAAAAGGCGAAGCCCTGCGCGAAAACATCGAACAGGTCAAACTGAACCGTTCCGTGAACGCTTTGGTTCGTGACCTTGATCTTGGCGTGTCGGTATCCGACCTGACATTTGGACAAGTCGACGCTGGTCAACTCGACGATCTATTCACCAAGCTCGAATTCGGTGTTCGGACCAAGAATCGCGTGCTCAAAACGTTCAATGCGGACAAACCATCCGGGGACGTGCACGAATCCAGCAAGCTCGAGCTGCCACATGTCGAAGACGTCAACGATCCGCATGTGGTGGAGACATGGGTCCAAAACCATTTCCCCGTGGTGCAGGAACATCTGCACGAACGCCATGAACGCTCCTCCAACGACATTCCGGAATTCGGCTTCGAAATCGATTCTTCGACCCGTTGCACGGACAAGGTGAAACAGTCCTGGACGCTTTACGCCGAAGGTACGAGCAAACCCGGAGAAGCCTCTCTTTCGGCATTGATGATCGCCGTGCACGGCGAAGCCATTCGCATCGACGTATTCAGTCCGGATATGGTGCAATGCCTGCAAAGGCTGTTCGACCGCTATCACCATTCCATGGTCGTGCACGGTTACAAAGAACATGCGCATCTGCTGGGCAGCATCGGCGTGGAACTTCCGGAACCATTGTTTGACACCAAGCTCGCCGGATATCTTGCCCACCCGGATTTCCACGCGGACACGCTGGAACAGGTTGCGGCCCATTTCCTGGATCTGCACATCGAAGCACAAGCCGAAGCCGCGACACAGGGGACCTTGGACTTCGACGAGCCTGAGGAAAACGATTCCAAGAACGACGAGCTGATACTCACCCGCACCGCAATCGTGGGGCTTTTGGCCGAATATTTGGCCGGTGTGCTGGATAAGCGCGAACAATTCGGTCTCCTCAAATCCATTGAGCTTCCGGTCTCTCAGGTCCTGCATGGCATGGAACAGGTCGGCGCCCAAGTGGATATGGCACGTCTGGTGCAGATGCGCGACCAACTTGCCGCCGACGCTGCCCAGGCACAGGAAACGGCGTGGCAGTTCGCGGGGGAGCAGGTGAACCTGCAAAGCCCCAAACAGCTGCAGAAGATCCTGTTCGAAGACATGGGATTGAAACCGACGAAAAAAACCAAGTCCGGTTCATACACCACCAATGCCGCGGCATTGCAGACCTTGCGTGACCGCTCGTACGATAACGACCGCGCATGCCAGTTCCTTGACGCGTTGCTGATGCATCGTGAAAAGAACAAGCTCAAGCAGATCGTGCAGACGTTGATCGACGCCACAAACCGTCATGACGGTCGCATCCACACCACTTTCGAACAGACGGTGGCAGCCACCGGACGATTGAGCTCCGTCGATCCAAACCTGCAGAACATTCCGAACCGGGATCCCGCAGGTCGTGAGATTCGATCCGCGTTCGTGCCGGGAGAGGGCTTCGAATCGTTGCTGAGCTCCGACTACTCGCAGGTCGAACTGCGCATCATGGCCGACCTTTCCGGTGATGAGGCGTTGATAGAGGCCTTCCGCTCCGGCAAGGACTTCCATAAGTATGTGGCCAGCTTGGTCTACGGCATTCCCGTTGACGACATCACGTCCGATCAGCGTAGCCACGTCAAGGCGATGAGCTATGGACTTGCCTACGGTCTGAGCACGTATGGACTTGCCCAGCAGCTCAAGATCAAGCCCAAAGAAGCCGAATCGCTGAAAAACCAGTATTTCGCCACTTTTGGCAAAGTCCATGAATACCTTGAATCGCTTGTCTCGTCCGCACGCGAAAAAGGATATACCGAAACCATTTTCGGAAGGCGCAGGTATTTCCCCGGTCTCAAATCGCCGAACCGTGCCGTGAGGGACGCGGCCGAACGCGCCGCGTTGAACGCGCCTATCCAAGGCTCGGCGGCGGACATCATGAAAATCGCCATGATTCGTGCGTATGACGCACTGCAGGAAGCGAACCTTGGAAGTCGCCTCATACTGCAGATTCATGATGAACTTGTAGTGGAGATCGCGCCCGGTGAGGAGAAGCAGGCCACCGCGCTGGTGAAGGATGCCATGGAGCATGCCGTTACCATGGCCGTTCCGTTGGACGTATCGACGGGCATCGGTTCCGATTGGCAATTGGCGGCCCACTGA
- a CDS encoding Nif3-like dinuclear metal center hexameric protein, with protein sequence MATLKQVVDVLETLYPLRYAEQWDEPGLIVGDLRHDVRNIAFAADPSMAVIDQAIAGGIDLLICHHPLFFRSVHAVSGLGFRGEIVRKLNLAGCALWVGHTNADASYRGVGMAAADAFGLIEQRPLVPIEDPKAEHPVGLGRVGRLQEPIALRDFARRVADALPYTELGVQVCGDLDATIGTVAILPGSGDSLFDEVRAAGVDVYVTSDLRHHPVTDAIEQARYEASMRAADIELGRGDATVRPMFINTPHSAIESIWFQYAMGDVPRAVSEATGDIPTVRWISMNTDPWNLVLPSCGQER encoded by the coding sequence GTGGCAACGCTGAAGCAGGTCGTGGATGTGCTTGAAACGCTGTATCCGCTGCGTTACGCGGAACAATGGGATGAGCCGGGACTCATCGTGGGAGACCTTCGCCACGACGTGCGCAACATCGCGTTCGCGGCGGACCCATCCATGGCGGTGATCGACCAGGCTATCGCCGGAGGCATCGACCTGCTGATCTGCCACCATCCGCTGTTCTTCCGTTCCGTGCATGCGGTCTCCGGACTAGGATTCCGTGGTGAGATCGTCCGGAAGCTCAACCTCGCCGGTTGCGCGCTGTGGGTTGGGCACACCAATGCCGATGCCTCCTACCGAGGAGTCGGCATGGCCGCCGCCGACGCGTTCGGCCTAATCGAACAGCGTCCGCTGGTACCCATCGAAGATCCGAAAGCCGAACATCCGGTCGGATTGGGCCGTGTCGGCCGGTTGCAGGAGCCGATCGCATTGCGTGATTTCGCCCGTCGTGTGGCCGACGCGCTGCCATACACCGAACTTGGCGTGCAGGTGTGCGGCGACCTTGACGCGACGATCGGCACGGTGGCGATATTGCCGGGCTCGGGCGATTCCCTGTTCGATGAAGTGCGTGCCGCAGGCGTCGATGTGTATGTGACCAGCGATCTGCGCCATCATCCGGTGACCGATGCCATCGAGCAGGCGCGCTATGAGGCGTCCATGCGTGCCGCGGACATCGAACTCGGCCGAGGCGACGCCACTGTTCGTCCGATGTTCATCAACACGCCACACAGCGCCATCGAATCCATATGGTTCCAATACGCCATGGGCGATGTGCCTCGTGCCGTATCTGAGGCGACCGGAGACATCCCCACCGTCCGCTGGATTTCCATGAACACCGATCCCTGGAATCTGGTACTGCCGTCCTGCGGGCAGGAACGCTGA
- a CDS encoding NUDIX hydrolase: MSDTTSMDMSLNESSDGVDMTRPATVLSREHVYQGAIFGVEDMRIALQTRDGGQTVIRRQVMRHAPCVVMLVHDCAQDLYLVEREYRVGCDAFAYGLPAGLIDDGEDVDAAALRELREETGVEPIDENSCDIDHVGQFYSSEGMTDELANIMVMHLRHWQAVERHFDADEHVESAWIPWKQLRDTHITASNSEIAILHEQIRRMRQQ, from the coding sequence ATGTCCGATACGACCAGCATGGATATGTCGCTGAACGAATCCAGCGATGGCGTGGACATGACCAGACCGGCCACAGTACTCAGCAGAGAGCACGTGTATCAAGGCGCGATTTTCGGCGTGGAGGACATGCGTATCGCGTTGCAGACACGAGACGGCGGACAAACCGTGATCCGCAGACAGGTGATGCGGCACGCGCCCTGTGTGGTCATGCTGGTGCATGACTGCGCGCAGGATTTGTACTTGGTCGAACGAGAATACCGTGTCGGCTGCGACGCCTTCGCCTACGGTCTGCCGGCAGGACTCATCGATGACGGGGAAGACGTCGATGCGGCCGCATTGCGTGAGCTGCGCGAAGAGACCGGCGTCGAGCCAATCGACGAAAACAGTTGCGATATCGACCATGTCGGGCAATTCTATTCATCCGAGGGCATGACCGACGAACTGGCCAACATCATGGTGATGCACCTGCGCCACTGGCAGGCCGTCGAACGGCATTTCGACGCCGACGAGCATGTCGAATCTGCTTGGATCCCGTGGAAGCAGCTACGAGACACGCACATCACGGCCTCCAATTCGGAGATCGCCATTTTGCATGAGCAAATTCGCAGAATGCGGCAACAATAG